DNA from Krasilnikovia cinnamomea:
CTCCCGCCCAGTCTCCTCGCCGTACCCGGCGGTCGCGCGCTCCAGGATGGGAACCGCTCGCAGCGGGCGGCGAAGCTGGGTCCAGACCCGCCCGGCCATGATGTCGATCTCACCCTCGTCGAGCCAGTAGACCCAGATCGGATCGTCGGCCGGCCGACGATGCTCGTACTGTTCCTCAACCGTGCCGAGGGCCCGCTCGGCGGCCGCCGCATCGCCGGCCCGGGCCTCGGCCCAGGCGACACGTTCGGCTAGGAGCGCCCTGACTGTCGCGCTAGCTGCACGTCGCGCGCCAACGCAGGCGGATTTCGCGATCGTCACGGCCTCTCGTGCATCACCGACATTGGCGACCTGGTACGCGAGCGACGAGAGGTTGTTGGCCGCACCTGCCGCGTCTCCACCCGCGTGGGCGGCACGTATCCCTGCGAGGTAGTAGCGCTCCGCTTCGGCATGGTGTCCCGCATCGCTGGTAACCCACCCGGCTACCTGGGCTAGCTCACCGATCGCAACCAGGAGACGTCTGCCGACCTCCTCGGTGTAGGCGGCGTCGCGAAGCAGCGCAGCCGTCGCCACCAGCTCCGCGGCGACCATCGCGTGCGTGTCCTGCCCTCCGACGTAATCGTCGAGCTGGCGGAGCTGATGGACCCGCTTCTCCACGTCCCGGGCCTGAGACACGCCGATGCGGCGGCCAGCACGAGTGGCGGTGACCTGGGGCGGTTCGGCGATCAACCACATGTGCGCCAGCGTGCGGGCGTTCTCCGCCATGGGCTTCGTCGCCTGCACAGCGGCGGCGAGCCGGTCGGAGTCCCTCGGCCGCCAGATCCCGTCGTCCAGTTTCCACGGTTCGCCGCCCGAGTCCGCCGAGGCGACCAGGCCGCGTATGGGTCGAGCGGCTTGCCCGAACGTCACCACCGCTGGCCCCTCCGTGCCGCCAAGGTGTCGCCCTTGCTTGCCAGGCCCACAGCCTGCCCGATGGCAGCACTTCAGCACCACTCCTCTCGCTCTGGCGGTCTACCCCTCTTGCGGAGGATGCCGTCACGTCCCATGCGGGGGTCGGCGCGTCCAGGCGAGAAAGCGATCGCAGAGTTCACCCGGCGCCGACTTGGGCAGCTCGGCGGCAGCCTCGATCATCCACGAGGTCATCAGGATTGTGAGTTGAACGGTCGGGGAGTCGGGAACGATGTGCACTCGATAGGGCTGGCAGGGCCACGGTGCCCGGCAGGCCATGCACAGCCAGTCGGGTCGGTGCGGCTGGTGGACCCGAACGACGGATTCGTACGCGCCTGCTGGCCCGGAGTCAGCAGCGGCGTGACGATCGGCAAGGGCATGGTCGGGCGCGTCCAGTCCGGTGGCGGGTGGGCACCGCTGCGATCCGGGTACACGGTTGCCGGCCCGCACAGATCCGCCGCCGGTCGGTTGTTCCCGTATCGGCGCCACCACCGGAAGCGCATCGTCATCCACCTCAACCCCTCCGTCAGGCCACAACGTCGGATCGTCCGGCCCAATCGGAATGGGCCGCGGCCGGACTCATCTGCCCATCGACGCTATGGCTGCGGCGTAGGAGCGCTCGAGAACTTTGCAGAATTTTGCAGCTTGACGCGTGCCGGACCGGCGGGAACCATGGCAGGAGCGACACTGACCCTCCGGGAGGACACTGTGGAGCTGAGCTTCGTCGCCAAGGACCCCGGTTCTGAACCGAGCGGCTCCCCGACGCTGTATCGCACCGACCGCGGATCCTGGGTGGTGCAAGGCTGGGTCGTTACCGACCAGGCCGCGTTGGACGCAATGGACATCCCTGCCGGGGAGTCGTGCGTGGAAATTCCCGATCGCCTCGTTCCATTCTTCGCCCCGGGCGAACGGTGATGGACCCGGCGACCTACGACGACCTCAACGCGCTGTGCCGAGGCATCCGAAAGTCATTTGTGCACCTGGAGACCCGGGACGCCTACGGTACCGAGGTGGAATCACCCCACATGGCGAGATGGCGGCGCGGCGAGCCCGACGACTACGCCTGGCTCGGCTGGTGGTTGGAGATGCTGCGCGAACACCGCGCAGCCGGGCGCACCTGCCGCCGGGCCCGCATCGTGTCCGAGCCGTTGAGTGACTACCAGCGCTGGACGATGAGCCATGCGAGCCTGTTCACCGACGCCGGCGAGGAGATCCGATACCTGCCGCGCCCTCGGCTGGCCACCATAGCGCTGCCGGGGAGCGGGGACTTCTACGTCTTCGACGACGAGATCGTGTTGTTCCTGCACTACACCGGCGCGGGCACAAACGCTTCATTCCAGACAACGACCGAACCTGCGATCGTGCGGACCTGCCGTCAGGCCTTCGAGACGGTGTGGGATTTGGCTGTGCCCGTACGTGACTACCGATCCCAGTAGCTCCGTTGCGCAGGCCCGCAAGGATCTCGGTAACCGCCTACGCCAACTGCGTCGCACTGCCGGATTGACTGGCAAGGCACTGGCCGCCGCCACCGGCCAGCATTTCACCCGGATCAGCCGCATCGAGCACGGTGTGCAGGCACCCACCGAAGCGAACATCCGCGACTGGTGCACCGTCTGCGGCGCTCCCGATCAGATCCCCGAACTGATCGCTACCGCCCGGTCCGTCGAGTCCGCCTACCTGGAATGGGCACGGCAATCGCGCGCCGGTATGCGCCGCCTCGGTGATCTGCACTCGATCGCCACATACCGGCGGACAACCACATTCCGCATTCACGAACCCACCATCCTGCCCGGCATCTTCCAGACCGATGCCTACATCCGGCGGATGCTCGCGTTCTGGTACGCGTTTCTGGACGCTCCGGACGACACCGAGGCCACCATCGCGATGAAGGCGGAAGGCACTGCTACCGCCCTTCACCCGACCAAGCGCATCGCCGTGATCCTCGGTGAGCAGGCACTGCGCACCCGGCGCGGCACGCTTCAGGAACACTCGAGCCAGCTCGACCACGTGCGGACGCTGAT
Protein-coding regions in this window:
- a CDS encoding transcriptional regulator yields the protein MVTFGQAARPIRGLVASADSGGEPWKLDDGIWRPRDSDRLAAAVQATKPMAENARTLAHMWLIAEPPQVTATRAGRRIGVSQARDVEKRVHQLRQLDDYVGGQDTHAMVAAELVATAALLRDAAYTEEVGRRLLVAIGELAQVAGWVTSDAGHHAEAERYYLAGIRAAHAGGDAAGAANNLSSLAYQVANVGDAREAVTIAKSACVGARRAASATVRALLAERVAWAEARAGDAAAAERALGTVEEQYEHRRPADDPIWVYWLDEGEIDIMAGRVWTQLRRPLRAVPILERATAGYGEETGRETGLYLTWLAESLLQANEVERAAEAATRALRLSRKAGSSRVTERLLLLRAKLAEFPGVAEVDAFQEEAGVEG
- a CDS encoding DUF6879 family protein, with product MDPATYDDLNALCRGIRKSFVHLETRDAYGTEVESPHMARWRRGEPDDYAWLGWWLEMLREHRAAGRTCRRARIVSEPLSDYQRWTMSHASLFTDAGEEIRYLPRPRLATIALPGSGDFYVFDDEIVLFLHYTGAGTNASFQTTTEPAIVRTCRQAFETVWDLAVPVRDYRSQ
- a CDS encoding Scr1 family TA system antitoxin-like transcriptional regulator, with the protein product MTTDPSSSVAQARKDLGNRLRQLRRTAGLTGKALAAATGQHFTRISRIEHGVQAPTEANIRDWCTVCGAPDQIPELIATARSVESAYLEWARQSRAGMRRLGDLHSIATYRRTTTFRIHEPTILPGIFQTDAYIRRMLAFWYAFLDAPDDTEATIAMKAEGTATALHPTKRIAVILGEQALRTRRGTLQEHSSQLDHVRTLMRLPFVSVGIIPADAQRYAIASIGFWIFDSNAVALETPTAAIKVTRPKEIALYAKLFDDLRKEARYGYEAHAIIDGVVRGTQATDL